In Sphaeramia orbicularis chromosome 5, fSphaOr1.1, whole genome shotgun sequence, a genomic segment contains:
- the LOC115420055 gene encoding protein FAM3C, producing MKYRAVLQFSAVIVVLLITWGISNNSFDVNQTALNIFVSEEPVEKPKCGLSRACPLDSFALHVTSGAATVVGPKICFEGQIIMSTALNNVGVGLNIVVVNGDSGFVEKASYLNTKFGVAEDILAYLKEIKPGRIVLVGTFDDVTPKLTDEMREIFVRMGSTLIKSLKSKDSWAFAGRAGTRNKSLFEKLAVNNANTNIYEGWPAMVSVSGCFPKNTVTEKP from the exons ATGAAATATCGAG CTGTTTTGCAGTTCAGTGCAGTAATTGTTGTACTCCTCATAACATGGGGGATCTCCAATAATTCATTTGATGTAAACCAGACAGCATTAAATATTTTTG TTTCAGAAGAGCCTGTAGAGAAGCCAAAGTGCGGCCTCTCCAGAGCATGTCCACTGGATAGTTTTGCTTTACACGTCACAAGTGGAGCAGCCACTGTTGTCGGGCCAAAGATTTGCTTCGAGGGTCAAAT AATCATGAGTACTGCACTGAATAACGTAGGAGTGGGACTGAACATTGTAGTGGTGAATG GTGATTCTGGATTTGTGGAAAAAGCTTCGTATCTCAATACGAAATTTGGAG TCGCAGAAGACATTTTGGCGTACCTGAAAGAAATTAAACCTGGAAGGATTGTCTTGGTGGGAACATTTGATGACGTGACACCGAA ACTGACAGACGAAATGAGGGAGATTTTTGTCAGGATGGGAAGCACTTTGATCAAGTCTTTAAAAAGCAAAGACAGCTGGGCATTCGCTGGAAGAGCAGGAACACGCAACAAAAGCCTGTTTGAAAAG CTCGCTGTTAACAACGCGAACACAAACATTTATGAAGGATGGCCGGCGATGGTGTCGGTCAGTGGCTGCTTTCCCAAGAACACAGTAACAGAGAAACCTTAA